Proteins found in one Zea mays cultivar B73 chromosome 1, Zm-B73-REFERENCE-NAM-5.0, whole genome shotgun sequence genomic segment:
- the LOC100272399 gene encoding FCS-Like Zinc finger 6-like, producing MMLGKRSGRPSPAARQHMRRTTSMTEFAAPHVLVDVAEEEEDEELQLLPAHAEATGEAAEQEDPYGWAIGGAAAAGRADWLAAYRARAAPALAGLRRNSADFSAAETAAFLRACGLCNRRLGPGRDTFMYRGDTAFCSLECRQQHITIEEWKEKCALATPPTAPASDPVVPLPPSGAGSDKPGTLAAAS from the exons ATGATGCTGGGAAAGAGATCTGGGCGCCCGTCGCCGGCGGCGCGGCAGCACATGCGGCGGACCACGAGCATGACGGAGTTCGCGGCACCGCACGTGCTGGTAGACGtcgcggaggaggaggaggacgaggagctgcagctgctgccggcgCACGCCGAGGCCACAGGGGAGGCGGCCGAGCAGGAGGACCCCTACGGGTGGGCCATCGGCGGCGCCGCGGCGGCCGGGCGCGCGGACTGGCTGGCGGCGTACCGCGCCCGCGCGGCGCCGGCACTGGCGGGGCTACGCCGGAACTCGGCCGACTTCTCGGCTGCCGAGACCGCCGCGTTCCTCCGCGCCTGCGGGCTCTGCAACCGCCGCCTCGGACCCGGCCGCGACACCTTCATGTACAG GGGCGACACGGCGTTCTGCAGCCTCGAGTGCCGGCAGCAGCACATCACGATCGAGGAGTGGAAGGAGAAGTGCGCGCTCGCCACGCCGCCGACGGCGCCGGCGTCCGACCCGGTGGTGCCGCTGCCGCCCAGCGGCGCGGGCTCCGACAAACCAGGCACGCTCGCCGCCGCATCCTGA